In one window of Erythrolamprus reginae isolate rEryReg1 chromosome 1, rEryReg1.hap1, whole genome shotgun sequence DNA:
- the LOC139157489 gene encoding transmembrane protein 151B-like has translation MSSEGEPEPLAGNSPEAAVAAAAAATTDASEEQRPIKQSLSSSLCRESHWKCLLLSILIYSCLGAIAWCQLTQVTKLSFDSSFKGKSMIYHDSPCSDGYVYIPLAFLFILYVVYLVECWHCRTKSELQCKADVESVYDRIARMKQATPRIWWKAISYHFVRRTRQVTRYRNGDAYTTTQVYHERVNTHVAEAEFDYSHCGFKDISKELMGLEWYSTTRLKFTKCFSFANMESENSYLAQRAHFFTEIEGLDDYMEIREGMKLKNVDFKEVMMAYGDPEHLPWYVSHYAFWVAALMTISWPLRVFMEYQTANVHYHVEKLVGIEYSVPPVAEEPLYRYRIPRVSTRDSTELEWHICTNRQLIPSYSEAMLLNLTHSSPMCNSYSIRRYSEITHGCETCRHASSTSSIFSRHNGSANSQLSLNTSRFSLCQLHGSHRTGLWRSRSSSITDRGCQDDQCCSHSSQLVVNENPPTYQEARFFPVLIVHRSEGHERRHLSLRRASCLETSL, from the coding sequence CAAAGACCAATCAAGCAATCTTTGAGTTCTTCACTGTGCAGAGAATCTCACTGGAAGTGTCTCCTTCTCTCAATTCTGATATATAGTTGCCTGGGGGCTATAGCTTGGTGCCAGCTCACACAAGTCACTAAGCTCAGTTTTGATAGTTCTTTCAAAGGCAAGTCTATGATTTACCACGACAGCCCTTGCTCGGATGGCTACGTGTACATCCCATTAGCCTTCCTTTTTATTCTTTATGTGGTCTACTTGGTGGAGTGTTGGCACTGCCGCACCAAAAGTGAACTTCAATGCAAAGCTGATGTGGAAAGTGTCTACGATCGAATTGCCAGAATGAAACAGGCCACACCGCGTATCTGGTGGAAAGCCATAAGCTACCACTTCGTCCGACGGACAAGGCAGGTGACTCGCTATCGCAATGGTGACGCTTACACGACAACCCAGGTTTACCACGAGAGAGTCAACACCCACGTGGCTGAAGCAGAGTTTGACTACTCCCACTGTGGATTCAAAGACATATCGAAGGAGCTCATGGGCCTGGAATGGTATTCCACCACAAGGCTGAAgttcacgaaatgcttcagctttgCCAACATGGAATCTGAGAACTCTTACTTGGCACAGAGGGCTCATTTCTTCACAGAAATAGAAGGCCTGGATGATTACATGGAGATCAGAGAAGGCATGAAGCTCAAAAATGTAGACTTCAAGGAAGTCATGATGGCTTATGGAGACCCGGAACATCTCCCCTGGTACGTATCCCATTATGCTTTCTGGGTGGCTGCTTTGATGACGATTTCATGGCCATTGAGAGTATTCATGGAATATCAGACTGCAAACGTACACTACCACGTGGAGAAGCTGGTTGGCATTGAGTACAGTGTGCCTCCCGTGGCAGAGGAGCCCCTCTACAGATACCGAATCCCCAGGGTAAGCACTCGGGACAGTACTGAGCTGGAGTGGCACATCTGCACCAATCGCCAGCTGATTCCCAGCTATTCCGAGGCCATGCTCCTGAACCTGACCCACTCTTCTCCCATGTGCAACAGTTACTCCATCCGCAGATACAGTGAAATTACTCATGGCTGCGAGACGTGCCGccatgcctccagcacctccTCTATCTTTTCTCGCCACAACGGCAGTGCAAACTCACAGCTCTCTCTGAACACGAGCCGCTTCTCCTTATGCCAACTTCATGGCTCTCACAGGACAGGGCTCTGGAGAAGTCGCAGCAGCAGCATCACTGACCGGGGTTGCCAGGATGACCAGTGCTGCTCCCACTCTAGCCAACTGGTTGTCAACGAAAACCCTCCCACTTACCAAGAAGCTCGTTTTTTCCCAGTCCTAATTGTGCATAGATCAGAGGGCCACGAAAGGAGACATCTCAGTCTCCGCCGTGCTTCTTGCCTGGAGACCTCACTTTga